In the genome of Photobacterium sp. TLY01, one region contains:
- a CDS encoding ABC transporter permease, whose amino-acid sequence MSFFALIGTLEIGLVYGLVALGVYLTFRVLDFPDLSVDGSFPMGAAVAATAIVAGVNPWMATMLAILAGGMCGLVTAFLAVRCGILHLLASILTMIAAFSINIRIMGRPNLALLGDDTILTPFENFAFETGLDAGLVRLAVILALVIFSGWFVTRLLASDFGLGLRATGVNSRMVSAQGGSTALYTYFGLALSNAFVGFSGALFAQTNNFADVTSGVGTIVVGLAAVILGQTLIPGRKIWVAVVAVILGSVLYRLAVAFALSSGMFGLQASDLNLITAVLVALALIAPKMKRNFQRKKKQTVAAKKLA is encoded by the coding sequence ATGTCTTTCTTTGCTTTGATCGGTACCTTAGAAATCGGCCTGGTTTACGGCTTGGTTGCTCTGGGGGTTTACCTGACCTTTCGGGTACTGGACTTTCCTGATCTGTCTGTCGATGGCAGTTTTCCAATGGGCGCCGCCGTTGCAGCAACAGCCATCGTGGCTGGTGTGAATCCGTGGATGGCAACCATGCTGGCCATTCTGGCCGGTGGTATGTGTGGCCTGGTGACAGCCTTTCTGGCCGTCCGTTGCGGTATCTTGCACTTACTGGCCAGTATTCTGACCATGATTGCTGCTTTCTCTATCAATATCCGCATTATGGGCCGGCCCAACCTGGCCTTGCTGGGCGATGATACTATCCTGACCCCATTCGAAAATTTTGCCTTCGAAACCGGCCTGGATGCCGGCCTGGTGCGTCTGGCTGTGATTCTGGCTCTGGTAATTTTCAGCGGCTGGTTCGTGACCCGACTGCTGGCCAGTGACTTCGGCCTCGGCCTGCGCGCAACGGGTGTGAACAGCCGTATGGTGAGCGCTCAAGGGGGTAGCACCGCGCTGTATACCTATTTTGGCCTGGCGCTGTCGAATGCGTTTGTCGGCTTCTCCGGCGCGCTGTTCGCGCAAACCAATAACTTTGCCGATGTTACCTCGGGTGTGGGCACAATCGTCGTGGGTCTGGCCGCGGTGATTCTGGGTCAGACGCTGATCCCGGGCCGCAAAATCTGGGTGGCCGTAGTCGCGGTGATTTTAGGTTCTGTGCTCTATCGTCTCGCGGTTGCGTTTGCCCTGAGCAGCGGCATGTTCGGTCTGCAGGCTTCGGATCTGAACCTGATCACTGCAGTACTGGTCGCCCTTGCGCTGATTGCACCGAAAATGAAACGTAACTTTCAGCGAAAAAAGAAGCAAACCGTCGCCGCAAAGAAGCTCGCGTAA
- a CDS encoding riboflavin synthase, with the protein MFTGIIEAVGTITAITPTGQDVSVTVDSGKLDLSDVKLGDSIATNGVCLTVVKLTGKGYVADLSLETLNRTAFTDYSPGQRVNLEKAMLPTTRFGGHMVSGHVDTVGEIISRTQTGRAIEFWVKAPDTLARYIAEKGSVAIDGISLTVNAVRGAEFKLTIVPHTASETTMEHFKPGRKVNLEVDVIARYLERLMLGDKAAQSEPSSELSMALLARSGFLG; encoded by the coding sequence ATGTTTACAGGTATTATTGAAGCCGTAGGTACGATTACGGCCATCACGCCGACCGGACAAGATGTGTCCGTGACGGTCGACAGCGGCAAGCTGGATTTATCGGATGTCAAACTGGGCGACAGCATCGCGACCAATGGCGTGTGTCTGACCGTGGTGAAACTGACCGGCAAAGGCTATGTTGCCGACCTGTCGCTGGAAACCCTGAACCGCACGGCATTTACCGATTACAGCCCGGGACAGCGGGTGAATCTGGAAAAAGCCATGTTGCCGACCACACGTTTTGGTGGTCATATGGTTTCCGGCCACGTAGATACTGTCGGCGAGATCATCTCCCGCACTCAGACCGGACGGGCGATTGAGTTTTGGGTCAAAGCACCGGACACCCTGGCCCGCTATATAGCCGAGAAGGGATCGGTGGCGATTGACGGGATCAGCCTGACGGTGAATGCTGTCCGGGGTGCGGAATTCAAACTGACCATCGTGCCTCATACGGCATCGGAAACGACGATGGAACACTTTAAGCCTGGCCGTAAAGTGAATCTCGAAGTGGACGTGATTGCCCGCTATCTGGAGCGTCTGATGCTGGGGGACAAAGCGGCACAGTCTGAGCCATCGTCCGAACTCAGTATGGCGCTGCTGGCCCGGAGCGGGTTTCTGGGCTGA
- the ribE gene encoding 6,7-dimethyl-8-ribityllumazine synthase has protein sequence MKVIEGAIAAPNAKIAIVISRFNSFINDSLLAGALDALKRQGQVSDDNITVVRCPGAYELPLVAQQVAKSDRYDAIVALGSVIRGGTPHFEYVAGECNKGLAQVALEYNTPVSFGVLTVDTIEQAIERAGTKAGNKGAEAALSALEMVNVLSQIES, from the coding sequence ATGAAGGTAATCGAAGGCGCCATTGCGGCACCCAACGCAAAAATTGCTATTGTTATCAGTCGCTTCAACAGTTTCATCAATGACAGCCTGCTGGCGGGTGCGCTGGACGCACTGAAACGTCAGGGACAGGTAAGCGACGACAACATTACCGTTGTTCGTTGTCCTGGTGCTTATGAGCTGCCTCTGGTCGCCCAGCAAGTTGCTAAAAGCGATCGCTATGACGCTATCGTGGCACTGGGTTCTGTGATCCGCGGCGGTACTCCGCATTTCGAGTATGTTGCCGGTGAATGTAATAAAGGTCTGGCTCAGGTGGCTCTGGAGTATAACACTCCGGTTTCATTTGGTGTTCTGACTGTAGACACAATTGAACAAGCCATCGAGCGTGCCGGTACCAAGGCTGGTAATAAAGGGGCAGAGGCTGCACTCAGCGCGCTTGAGATGGTTAATGTCCTGTCCCAAATTGAATCCTAA
- the rlmA gene encoding 23S rRNA (guanine(745)-N(1))-methyltransferase yields MSYQCPLCHQPLHHQQDQWRCENNHQFDQAKEGYVNLMPVHHKSSKNPGDNKEMMQARRQFLEANHYRLMREKVSQLLAEHLPENSEKILDIGCGEGYYTSSFTALSASHPQLEVHGLDISKVAIRYAAKRYPDCHFCVASSHRLPFADHSLDAMVRIYAPCKAEEIARTLKPGAILITVTPAPRHLYQLKALIYADVRLHDTQAETLPGMTLVQEEQLHYTMSLSGDEAVSLMQMTPFAWKTSDAVWQHLAQQQAFSCEADFTLRVYRKNTAGDDAEQDNCN; encoded by the coding sequence ATGTCTTATCAATGTCCCCTCTGCCATCAGCCGCTGCATCATCAGCAAGATCAATGGCGCTGTGAAAATAACCATCAGTTTGATCAGGCGAAGGAAGGATATGTCAACTTAATGCCTGTTCATCACAAAAGCTCAAAAAACCCTGGTGATAACAAAGAGATGATGCAGGCAAGAAGACAATTTCTTGAAGCCAATCACTACCGCTTGATGAGAGAGAAAGTCAGTCAGCTACTGGCTGAGCATCTGCCGGAGAACAGCGAAAAAATACTGGATATCGGCTGTGGCGAAGGCTATTACACATCCTCCTTCACAGCACTGAGCGCCAGTCACCCTCAGTTGGAAGTGCACGGGCTGGACATCTCCAAAGTGGCCATTCGTTATGCTGCCAAACGCTACCCGGATTGCCATTTCTGTGTTGCCTCCAGCCACAGACTACCATTCGCCGACCACAGCCTGGATGCCATGGTACGCATTTATGCCCCCTGTAAAGCTGAAGAAATTGCCCGTACGCTGAAACCCGGCGCAATTTTAATCACTGTGACTCCGGCGCCACGGCACTTGTACCAGCTCAAAGCACTCATTTATGCCGACGTCAGACTACATGATACACAAGCTGAAACATTGCCGGGGATGACCTTGGTGCAGGAAGAACAGCTGCACTACACCATGAGCCTGAGCGGTGATGAAGCCGTGTCACTGATGCAAATGACGCCGTTTGCGTGGAAAACCAGCGACGCTGTCTGGCAACACCTGGCGCAACAACAGGCGTTCAGCTGCGAAGCAGATTTCACCCTGCGTGTTTACCGAAAAAACACCGCCGGGGATGACGCCGAACAGGATAATTGCAACTAA
- the ribBA gene encoding bifunctional 3,4-dihydroxy-2-butanone-4-phosphate synthase/GTP cyclohydrolase II, producing the protein MALSSAKDIIEDIRQGKLVILMDDEDRENEGDLIIAAEKVTPEAINFMATHGRGLICLTLTQARCRQLKLPLMVQDNAEQFSTNFTVSIEASSGVTTGISAADRARTVQAAVAKDASPADIVMPGHIFPLMAQEGGVLARAGHTEAGCDIARLAGLEPSSVIVEILNPDGTMARRPDLEVFAAEHGLKLGTIADLIEYRNNNETTIERVAECCLPTEFGDFDLITYRDTIDNQIHHALRKGDVSPSNPTLVRVHLQDTFKDILHSGASQWTLPMAMQRIAEEGGVMVILNRHETQEGIITKVKNLAAQADGQPGVKLNPKNPSRQVGVGSQILADLGVGKMRLLSSSNQRYHSLSGFGLEVVEYICD; encoded by the coding sequence ATGGCGTTGAGTAGCGCGAAGGACATTATTGAAGACATACGTCAGGGGAAACTGGTTATCCTGATGGATGACGAAGACAGGGAAAATGAAGGCGATCTGATCATTGCCGCGGAGAAAGTGACCCCTGAAGCGATCAACTTTATGGCCACTCACGGTCGTGGCCTGATCTGTCTGACACTGACGCAGGCCCGTTGTCGGCAACTGAAACTGCCCTTGATGGTGCAGGACAATGCGGAACAGTTCAGCACCAATTTTACCGTTTCAATTGAAGCTTCCAGTGGCGTGACTACAGGGATCTCCGCTGCGGATCGCGCCCGTACGGTGCAGGCTGCGGTGGCGAAAGATGCTTCTCCTGCCGATATCGTTATGCCTGGTCATATCTTCCCTCTGATGGCACAGGAAGGCGGCGTGCTTGCCCGCGCTGGCCACACTGAAGCGGGGTGTGACATTGCCCGTCTGGCAGGCCTTGAGCCATCCAGTGTGATTGTTGAGATCCTGAATCCGGATGGCACCATGGCGCGCCGCCCGGATCTGGAAGTGTTCGCTGCCGAGCACGGCCTCAAGCTGGGTACGATCGCTGATTTAATCGAATACCGTAACAATAACGAAACTACGATTGAGCGTGTGGCCGAATGCTGCCTGCCGACGGAATTTGGTGATTTTGATCTGATCACCTATCGCGATACCATAGACAACCAGATTCACCATGCCCTGCGTAAAGGGGACGTGAGTCCGTCGAACCCGACGCTGGTCCGGGTCCACCTGCAAGATACCTTCAAAGATATTCTGCACTCCGGTGCGTCGCAATGGACTTTGCCTATGGCCATGCAGCGTATCGCTGAGGAAGGTGGTGTGATGGTGATTCTCAATCGCCATGAAACTCAGGAAGGCATTATTACCAAAGTGAAGAATCTTGCTGCTCAGGCCGATGGTCAGCCTGGCGTGAAACTGAATCCGAAGAACCCGTCACGTCAGGTGGGTGTCGGCTCGCAGATCCTGGCAGATTTAGGTGTGGGTAAAATGCGTCTGCTGTCATCGAGTAATCAGCGCTATCACTCACTGTCCGGTTTCGGCCTGGAAGTGGTGGAATATATTTGCGATTAA
- a CDS encoding ABC transporter substrate-binding protein encodes MKGNKLLSAACIAAALALTATPTLAEMAKVAVSQIVEHPALDATRQGLLDGLKAKGYEEGKNLEFSYQTAQGNPAIAVQIAKQFVGEQPDVLVGIATPTAQALAAATRSIPVVFTAVTDPVGAKLVRNVDQPERNVTGLSDLSPVAQHVALVKEILPDAKRIGVVYNPGEANAVALVDLLRKAAKEQGMEVVEGTALKSADVQSAAQIVASKADALYAPTDNTVASAVEGLVNAGNQAGIPVIGASTTYIESGALAALGFDYYQVGVQTADYVDALLKGQKVSELPVKVAVGSDLALNQKAAEKLKITFPQALVDRATSIAK; translated from the coding sequence ATGAAGGGAAACAAATTGCTTTCGGCAGCCTGCATCGCTGCAGCTTTAGCCCTGACGGCGACACCAACCTTAGCCGAAATGGCCAAAGTTGCTGTGTCTCAGATCGTTGAACACCCGGCGCTGGACGCCACTCGCCAGGGCCTGCTGGATGGCCTGAAAGCGAAAGGCTACGAAGAAGGCAAAAATCTGGAGTTCTCCTATCAGACCGCGCAGGGTAACCCTGCAATTGCAGTGCAAATCGCCAAACAGTTTGTCGGTGAACAACCGGATGTCCTGGTCGGTATTGCAACACCAACCGCACAGGCACTGGCTGCAGCCACCCGTTCTATTCCCGTCGTTTTTACTGCAGTCACGGATCCTGTAGGCGCCAAACTTGTACGTAATGTGGATCAGCCCGAGCGCAACGTCACCGGCCTGTCTGATTTATCCCCGGTCGCACAGCACGTCGCACTGGTGAAAGAAATTCTGCCTGATGCCAAACGCATTGGTGTCGTTTACAACCCGGGCGAAGCCAATGCCGTCGCACTGGTGGATTTACTGCGCAAAGCCGCCAAAGAACAAGGCATGGAAGTGGTCGAAGGCACCGCCCTGAAAAGTGCTGATGTTCAGTCCGCAGCGCAAATCGTGGCTTCCAAAGCAGACGCCCTGTACGCGCCTACGGATAACACAGTGGCCAGCGCCGTTGAAGGCTTAGTGAATGCCGGTAATCAGGCAGGCATTCCTGTCATCGGTGCTTCGACAACCTATATTGAAAGCGGCGCACTGGCCGCACTGGGCTTCGACTATTATCAGGTGGGCGTTCAGACCGCTGACTATGTAGATGCATTACTGAAAGGCCAGAAAGTGTCTGAACTGCCTGTCAAAGTTGCGGTGGGTTCCGATCTGGCTCTGAACCAGAAAGCAGCTGAAAAACTGAAGATTACCTTTCCTCAGGCTCTGGTTGACCGCGCGACCTCGATCGCCAAATAA
- the nusB gene encoding transcription antitermination factor NusB translates to MGVRVKPAARRNARHFAVQAIYSWQITKENAADIELHFLSGEQFEEEAHRADAPVLAAPHTDVEYFRDLFTGVVLNAQELDSKMRPYLSRPLQDLDQMELALLRLAVYEIMKREDVPYKVVINEAIELAKIFGAEDSHKFVNGVLDKLAPVLRKKA, encoded by the coding sequence ATGGGGGTTAGAGTGAAACCAGCCGCACGTCGTAACGCACGACACTTTGCCGTCCAGGCCATTTATTCCTGGCAAATCACCAAAGAAAATGCTGCCGATATCGAACTGCATTTTCTGTCGGGCGAACAGTTTGAAGAAGAAGCTCACCGGGCTGATGCGCCTGTACTGGCAGCACCGCACACTGACGTTGAGTACTTCCGCGACCTGTTCACTGGCGTGGTGCTGAACGCTCAGGAACTGGACAGCAAGATGCGTCCCTATCTGTCACGTCCGCTGCAGGATCTGGACCAGATGGAATTGGCGCTCCTGCGTCTGGCCGTGTACGAAATCATGAAACGTGAAGACGTACCGTACAAAGTTGTAATTAATGAAGCGATTGAGCTGGCGAAAATCTTCGGCGCTGAAGACAGCCATAAATTCGTCAACGGTGTGCTGGATAAACTGGCCCCGGTGTTACGTAAAAAAGCATAA
- a CDS encoding ChaN family lipoprotein has translation MKTGYAMLFAALLSGCATQPSSSTTTAAIPPTLYDYTIRSPSGDEMTEQALANALSDADIVLVGEWHSHPGAHLLQARLLAALYANNPRLALSMEQFTRDKQPILDQFLHGEIGEQVLIKQGNAWPNYESDYRPLVDFARQHQLDVIAANAPKSIVRCVGRYGADYLNRLPAAERKWVAQSLTLNNDKYKEKFTESMHHGNPAQSERQFAAQTSWDDTMAESMVNYLQAHPGHQIMHVAGRFHTAEGLGTASRILSRNPALKVVMVTPVTAHNPVAADAPDFQVEVMPLPPRYIQEANMKAAFAHIGKRNDTLQCIGE, from the coding sequence ATGAAGACTGGCTACGCAATGCTATTTGCCGCGCTGCTGAGTGGCTGTGCCACACAGCCAAGCTCAAGCACCACAACAGCTGCGATTCCTCCAACCCTGTACGATTACACTATTCGTTCTCCATCCGGAGACGAAATGACAGAACAAGCCCTGGCGAATGCGCTGTCCGATGCAGATATCGTACTGGTAGGCGAGTGGCACAGCCATCCGGGGGCCCATCTGCTGCAAGCCCGGCTGCTGGCGGCCCTGTATGCCAATAACCCCAGACTGGCTTTGTCGATGGAGCAGTTTACGCGCGACAAACAGCCGATCCTCGACCAGTTTCTTCACGGCGAAATCGGTGAGCAGGTCCTGATCAAACAGGGCAATGCCTGGCCGAATTATGAATCCGATTACCGCCCGCTGGTCGATTTTGCACGCCAGCATCAGCTGGATGTCATTGCCGCCAATGCGCCGAAATCCATCGTCCGTTGTGTCGGCCGCTATGGCGCTGATTACCTGAATCGGCTTCCGGCTGCCGAGCGAAAATGGGTCGCGCAGTCACTTACACTGAATAATGACAAATACAAAGAAAAATTCACTGAGTCTATGCATCATGGTAATCCTGCCCAGTCTGAACGGCAATTTGCTGCTCAGACCAGCTGGGACGACACCATGGCCGAAAGCATGGTCAACTACCTGCAAGCTCACCCAGGCCACCAGATCATGCACGTCGCCGGGCGCTTTCACACCGCAGAAGGATTAGGGACAGCTTCCCGTATTTTGTCACGCAATCCGGCACTGAAAGTGGTGATGGTCACCCCGGTCACCGCCCACAACCCTGTCGCCGCCGATGCACCGGACTTTCAGGTTGAGGTCATGCCGCTGCCCCCCCGTTATATTCAGGAAGCCAATATGAAAGCGGCTTTTGCCCATATCGGCAAGCGCAACGATACACTGCAATGTATTGGTGAATAA
- the ribD gene encoding bifunctional diaminohydroxyphosphoribosylaminopyrimidine deaminase/5-amino-6-(5-phosphoribosylamino)uracil reductase RibD, producing the protein MFTPTDHAMMRRAVSLARRGRFTTAPNPNVGCVIAKENTIIGEGYHYRAGQPHAEVFALRAAGEHARGATAYVTLEPCSHYGRTPPCAEALIAAGVSRVVCAMVDPNPKVAGRGVEMLKQAGIAVETGLLEADALALNPGFIKRMKTGLPYVQLKLAASLDGKTALANGASQWITGPQARADVQRFRAQAGAILSTSATVLADDPSLNVRWQELGTAVQSDYPETELRQPVRVIIDSQNRLLPSQRLFSLPGKVLLARTQADEAEWPEQVRQLQVPAQPDGQLDLKALMTALVAEDIHHIWVEAGASLAGALLNAGLVDELILYQAPKLMGSHGRSLIDLTEFTVMSQVPDVRLNDVRMVGTDIRIRGTIHHPA; encoded by the coding sequence ATGTTTACGCCGACTGATCACGCCATGATGCGCCGAGCCGTTAGCCTTGCCCGGCGCGGCCGATTCACGACAGCCCCGAATCCGAATGTGGGCTGTGTCATTGCCAAAGAGAACACCATTATTGGTGAAGGTTATCATTACCGTGCAGGCCAGCCGCATGCTGAAGTCTTTGCCTTGCGCGCCGCCGGAGAACACGCCAGAGGTGCGACGGCTTATGTCACACTCGAGCCTTGCTCCCATTACGGGCGCACGCCGCCCTGTGCCGAAGCGCTGATTGCCGCGGGGGTTTCCCGGGTTGTCTGCGCCATGGTTGACCCGAATCCGAAGGTCGCGGGACGCGGTGTCGAGATGCTCAAACAGGCTGGCATTGCCGTTGAAACGGGTCTGCTTGAGGCCGATGCATTGGCATTGAATCCCGGTTTTATCAAGCGCATGAAAACCGGTCTGCCTTATGTCCAGCTCAAACTGGCGGCCAGCCTGGATGGGAAAACCGCGCTGGCAAACGGTGCCAGCCAGTGGATAACCGGCCCTCAGGCCCGTGCCGATGTGCAGCGTTTTCGCGCCCAGGCCGGAGCAATCCTGTCAACCAGCGCCACGGTGCTTGCCGATGACCCATCCTTGAATGTGCGCTGGCAGGAGTTGGGGACAGCTGTCCAGTCGGACTATCCGGAAACTGAGTTACGTCAGCCGGTCCGGGTGATCATTGACAGCCAGAACCGCTTGTTACCGTCTCAACGTTTATTCTCGCTGCCGGGCAAAGTCCTGCTGGCCAGAACCCAGGCGGATGAGGCGGAGTGGCCAGAGCAGGTGCGGCAGTTACAGGTGCCTGCTCAGCCGGACGGTCAGCTAGACTTAAAGGCACTGATGACAGCCCTGGTGGCCGAAGACATTCATCACATTTGGGTGGAGGCTGGGGCGAGTCTGGCCGGCGCTTTACTCAACGCGGGGCTGGTGGACGAGTTGATTCTTTATCAGGCGCCCAAACTCATGGGCAGCCATGGCCGCAGCCTGATCGATCTGACCGAGTTTACAGTCATGTCCCAAGTGCCGGATGTGAGGCTGAACGATGTGCGTATGGTCGGTACCGATATTCGGATCCGTGGCACGATTCATCACCCTGCGTAA
- the pgpA gene encoding phosphatidylglycerophosphatase A — MRDPKLYIKLSNPWHLLATGFGSGLSPVVPGTIGTLAAVPFYYLLVQLPYAAYIGITLAAAVIGVLICRNTAQDMGVHDHGSIVWDEFVGFWITMAIAPPMSLPWVVSGFILFRFFDMVKPWPISWLDKNVHGGLGIMIDDILAGFMAMITLWGVGHWMGW; from the coding sequence GTGCGAGATCCCAAACTTTATATCAAATTAAGCAATCCCTGGCATTTGCTGGCCACGGGATTTGGCAGCGGTTTATCGCCGGTTGTCCCCGGGACTATCGGTACGCTGGCTGCGGTGCCGTTTTATTACCTGCTGGTCCAGCTGCCTTATGCGGCCTATATCGGCATCACGCTGGCGGCCGCTGTCATCGGGGTCCTGATTTGCCGCAATACCGCCCAGGATATGGGAGTGCATGACCACGGCAGCATCGTCTGGGACGAATTTGTCGGTTTTTGGATCACCATGGCCATTGCGCCGCCGATGAGCCTGCCCTGGGTGGTCAGCGGTTTCATACTGTTTCGTTTTTTCGACATGGTAAAACCCTGGCCGATCAGCTGGCTGGATAAGAACGTCCACGGCGGACTGGGCATCATGATCGATGACATCCTGGCTGGCTTTATGGCCATGATCACCCTGTGGGGTGTGGGCCACTGGATGGGCTGGTAA
- the thiL gene encoding thiamine-phosphate kinase: MASNEFDLIARYFARQPVQRRDVTLAIGDDCALLEVPAGSHLAVSTDSLVCGNHFLPEMDPALLAKKALAANLSDLAAMGATPAWVSLALTLPEADEAWLARFCEGFFEMADYYQVQLIGGDTTKGPLSLTLTVQGFVPHGQALTRHGASSGDWIYVTGCLGDSAAGLAVLLEQAKQSDPVLAEYLLNRHYQPQPRVLAGQALRGIASSALDISDGLIADLGHILTRSQVGAVIDVDNLPLSPELVAFCGGDREAAIRMALTSGEEYELCFTVPAHNRGTLDVALSHTGVKASCIGQIRPGSSAVLERNGQQLDWQLRGYDHFSG; encoded by the coding sequence ATGGCTAGTAATGAATTTGATTTGATAGCCCGTTATTTTGCCCGCCAGCCTGTGCAGCGACGCGATGTGACGCTGGCGATCGGCGACGATTGCGCCTTGCTTGAGGTCCCCGCGGGGAGCCATCTTGCCGTCAGTACCGACTCACTAGTCTGTGGTAACCATTTTCTGCCGGAGATGGACCCAGCGCTGCTGGCTAAGAAAGCCCTGGCGGCGAATTTAAGCGATCTGGCGGCCATGGGGGCCACACCAGCCTGGGTTTCCCTGGCACTGACCTTGCCTGAAGCCGACGAAGCCTGGTTAGCCCGCTTTTGTGAAGGCTTTTTTGAAATGGCCGATTACTATCAGGTGCAACTGATTGGCGGGGATACCACCAAAGGTCCGTTGAGCCTGACACTGACCGTACAGGGGTTTGTGCCCCACGGGCAGGCGTTAACCCGACACGGGGCCAGTTCAGGAGACTGGATCTATGTCACTGGCTGTCTTGGCGACAGTGCGGCAGGGCTGGCGGTGTTGCTGGAGCAGGCAAAGCAGAGCGATCCGGTCTTGGCTGAGTATCTGCTGAATCGCCACTATCAACCTCAGCCGCGGGTGCTGGCCGGTCAGGCATTGCGGGGCATAGCCTCTTCAGCGCTGGATATCTCTGACGGTCTGATTGCTGATCTGGGGCATATTCTGACCCGCTCTCAGGTCGGGGCGGTGATCGATGTCGACAATCTGCCATTGTCACCTGAGCTGGTGGCATTTTGTGGCGGCGACAGGGAAGCAGCCATTCGGATGGCACTGACCAGCGGCGAAGAGTATGAGTTGTGCTTTACTGTCCCTGCCCATAATCGCGGGACGTTGGACGTTGCTTTGTCTCATACCGGGGTAAAAGCAAGCTGTATCGGTCAGATCCGGCCGGGCAGCAGTGCCGTACTTGAGCGCAACGGACAGCAATTGGACTGGCAGTTGCGTGGATACGATCATTTTTCGGGGTAA
- a CDS encoding ABC transporter ATP-binding protein, translating to MIELNNIRVTFNEGTILENQALRGVNLTVPERQFITVIGSNGAGKSTLLGAISGETPMSDGQVVINGVDVTSKAVHERAQYAARVFQDPLAGTCASLTIEENMALAVQRGSRRTWKLALSSQRRKLFQERISILGLGLEDRLSDSIGLLSGGQRQAVSLVMATLADSKLLLLDEHTAALDPRMAAFVLELTKRVVEEFDLTVLMVTHSMKDALAYGDRTVMLHQGNIVLDVAGQERADMDVKHLLDMFSKVRGEELADDSLLLS from the coding sequence ATGATTGAACTTAATAATATCCGCGTTACCTTCAATGAAGGCACCATTTTGGAAAATCAGGCCCTGCGCGGGGTGAACCTGACCGTGCCGGAGCGCCAGTTTATTACGGTTATCGGCTCAAACGGTGCCGGTAAATCAACCCTGCTCGGTGCCATCAGCGGTGAAACGCCGATGTCAGACGGCCAGGTGGTCATTAATGGTGTCGACGTCACCAGCAAGGCCGTACACGAGCGGGCACAATATGCTGCGCGGGTGTTTCAGGATCCGCTGGCCGGCACCTGCGCGTCGCTGACCATTGAAGAGAACATGGCGCTGGCCGTCCAGCGTGGCAGCCGCCGCACCTGGAAGCTGGCGTTATCTTCCCAGCGACGTAAGTTGTTTCAGGAACGCATCAGCATTCTGGGACTGGGACTGGAAGACCGGCTGAGCGACAGCATTGGTTTGCTGTCCGGCGGCCAGCGTCAGGCCGTCAGTCTGGTCATGGCAACGCTGGCCGACAGCAAACTCTTGCTGCTGGACGAGCATACTGCCGCGCTCGATCCGCGTATGGCTGCTTTCGTGCTGGAGCTGACCAAACGGGTGGTTGAAGAATTCGATCTGACCGTTCTGATGGTGACCCACTCAATGAAAGATGCACTGGCATACGGGGATCGGACCGTCATGCTGCACCAGGGCAATATCGTACTGGATGTGGCTGGACAGGAACGCGCTGATATGGACGTGAAACACCTGCTCGACATGTTCAGTAAAGTACGGGGCGAAGAGCTGGCCGATGACAGCCTGCTGCTGAGCTGA